Below is a genomic region from Sutterella megalosphaeroides.
GTTTGAGCACGGGAGACAGAGCACCGGGTGCTAACGTCCGGACTCAAAAGGGAAACAACCCAGACCGCCGGCTAAGGTCCCTAATATTGACTAAGTGGAAAACGAAGTGGGAAGGCTAAGACAGTCAGGAAGTTGGCTTAGAAGCAGCCATCCTTCAAAGAAAGCGTAATAGCTCACTGATCGAGTCTTCCTGCGCGGAAGATGTAACGGGGCTAAGTCAATAACCGAAGCCGCGGATGCACAGCAATGTGCGTGGTAGGGGAGCGTTCCGTAAGCCTGCGAAGGTGACTTGCAAAGGTTGCTGGAGGTATCGGAAGTGCGAATGCTGACATGAGTAACGTTAAAGCGGGTGAAAAGCCCGCTCGCCGTAAGCCCAAGGTTTCCTGCTCTACGTTCATCGGAGCAGGGTGAGTCGGCCCCTAAGGCGAGGCTGAGAAGCGTAGCTGATGGGAACAAGGTTAATATTCCTTGACCGCCGCCAAGTGCGAAGGGGGGACGGAGTATTGAAGATCATCCGGGTGTTGGAAGTCCCGGTTTCCGAGCGTAGGAAGTCGACAGGCAAATCCGTCGACGAATTTCCGAGGCGAAGGATCGAGGTTCTACGGAACCGAAGTGATTGGATGTGCTTCCAGGAAAAGCCTCTAAGCTCCAGCTTGGCGGGACCGTACCGCAAACCGACACTGGTGGGCGAGCTGAATATGCTCAGGCGCTTGAGAGAACTCAGGAGAAGGAACTCGGCAAATTGACACCGTAACTTCGGGATAAGGTGTGCCTTGGTAGCGTGAAGGGAGAAACACCCGGAGCGTGAAGAGGTCTCAGAGAATCGGTGGCTGCGACTGTTTACTAAAAACACAGCACTCTGCAAAGACGAAAGTCGACGTATAGGGTGTGATGCCTGCCCGGTGCTGGAAGATTAATTGATGGGGTGCAAGCTCCTGATCGAAGTCCCAGTAAACGGCGGCCGTAACTATAACGGTCCTAAGGTAGCGAAATTCCTTGTCGGGCAAGTTCCGACCTGCACGAATGGCATAACGATGGCCACACTGTCTCCTCCTGAGACTCAGTGAAGTTGAAGTGTTTGTGATGATGCAATCTCCCCGCGGCTAGACGGAAAGACCCCATGAACCTTTACTGTAGCTTTGCATTGGACTTTGAACCGATCTGTGTAGGATAGGCGGGAGACTGTGAAGCGAGGACGCCAGTTCTCGCGGAGTCGTCCTTGAAATACCGCCCTGATTTGTTTGAGGTTCTAACCTAGGTCAGTCATCCTGATCGGGGACCGTGCATGGTAGGCAGTTTGACTGGGGCGGTCTCCTCCTAAAGGGTAACGGAGGAGTGCGAAGGTACGCTAGGTACGGTCGGAAATCGTGCTGATAGTGCAATGGCAAAAGCGTGCTTGACTGCGAGACCGACAAGTCGAGCAGATACGAAAGTAGGTCATAGTGATCCGGTGGCTCTGTATGGAAGGGCCATCGCTCAACGGATAAAAGGTACTCTGGGGATAACAGGCTGATACCGCCCAAGAGTTCATATCGACGGCGGTGTTTGGCACCTCGATGTCGGCTCATCTCATCCTGGGGCTGTAGCCGGTCCCAAGGGTATGGCTGTTCGCCATTTAAAGAGGTACGTGAGCTGGGTTTAAAACGTCGTGAGACAGTTTTGTCCCTATCTGCCGTGGGCGTTGGAAGATTGACGGGGGCTGCTCCTAGTACGAGAGGACCGGAGTGGACTGACCTCTGGTGTACCGGTTGTCACGCCAGTGGCATCGCCGGGTAGCTATGTCGGGAAGAGATAACCGCTGAAAGCATCTAAGCGGGAAACTTGCCTGAAGATAAGTCTTCCTGGAGGCTTGACCTCCCTGAAGAGTCGTTCGAGACCAGGACGTTGATAGGTTGGGTGTGTAAGCGCTGTGAGGCGTTGAGCTAACCAATACTAATTGCTCGTGCAGCTTGATCCTATAACCGTGAAGCTTTTCTCCTGTCGGAGAGAACTTCGAAATCGATGGGCATCGCAGCCCGCTTCATTTCGATTCCGTACAAAATTCAAAGTTTTGTCTGGCGACCATAGCGAGGTGGCCCCACTCCTTCCCATTCCGAACAGGACAGTGAAACGCCTTAGCGTCGATGATAGTCGGTTGTATTTCCGGTGAAAGTAGAACATCGCCAGACTCCCCATTCAAGAACCCTCGGTACTTCGGTGCCGGGGGTTTTTGTTTTGGATCGTGTATTCTTGGTGCACTCCGGGCCTCCCGACGACGGGACGGCCGGTCGAAGTTTCAGTAGCGAGAGGAGAGGGCCCCGAAGCACGAGGGCCCGCAGGTGATGAAGGACAGCGACGATCTTTTCGGCGGTACGCTCGGTGCGTTCGAACCGCCCGTTTCCGCCAAAGCGAAAGAGGAGAAAGGAGCCCGGGGCTCGAAGTCTTCCGGACGGCGTTCGGGGGCTGCGGCTTCCGACACGGCCCCCATGCTTGCGCCTCTCGCCGAGCGGTTGCGCCCCAAGACGCTCGACGAAGTGGTGGGTCAGAAGCATCTGATCGGACCGGGAGCCCCCTTGCGCGTTGCCTTTGAAAATCACCGTCCGCACTCGATGATTCTCTGGGGGCCGCCCGGGGTCGGGAAGACGACCTTGGCCCGTCTGATGGCAGGAGCCTTCGACCTTCCCTTCATCGCCATTTCCGCCGTCTTGGGCGGCGTCAAGGAAATCCGCGATGCGGTGGAAACGGCCCGCAACACGATGGCGCTCTCGGGAAAGCCCACGCTTCTCTTCGTCGACGAAGTGCACCGCTTCAGCAAGAGCCAGCAGGATGCGTTCCTTCCCCACGTCGAATCGGGCCTTTTCATCTTCGTGGGGGCGACGACCGAGAACCCCTCCTTCGAAGTGGTGAACGCGCTGCTGAGCCGCGCGACCGTCTATACGCTCGAAAGCCTCAAGGACGAGGAGGCACTCGAACTTCTTGAGCGTGCGCTCTCCCGCGAATTTCCCGATACGGCTTGGACCGACGAAGCCAAACGCATTCTCGTGACGCTTGCGGACGGGGATGCTCGACGGCTTCTCAACGCGGTCGACGTCGCGGGTACGATGGCGCGCGAGCGGCACGTTCCCGAAATCGATGCGGCGTTCCTGAGGAAAACGCTTCCCGCGACCCTGCGACGCTTCGACAAGGGGGGCGACAACTTCTACGACCAGATCAGCGCCATGCATAAGTCCGTGCGCGGGAGCGACCCCGATGCGGCCCTCTATTGGATGGTGCGGATGCTTGACGGCGGGTGCGATCCGCGCTACATCGCGCGTCGTGTCGTGCGGATGGCGATCGAAGACATTTCGCTTGCGGACCCGCGTGCGACGGAACTTGCCGTGGAGGCTGCCGAAATCTACGAGCGGCTCGGGAGTCCCGAAGGGGAGCTTGCGCTCGCTCAGGCCGTCGTGTACCTCGCGTGCGCTCCGAAGAGCAATGCGGTCTACAAGGCCTACAACGAGCTTAGGGCCTTCGTGAAAGAGGACGGTTCGCGCGCCGTCCCCATGCACCTTCGGAACGCCCCTACGAAACTCATGAAGGATCTCGGCTACCACGAGGGGTACCGCTACGCGCACGACGAACCCGGAGCCTTTGCCGCGGGGGAAATCTACCTTCCCGAAGGGCTCGAAGGCCGCAAGTGGTACCACCCGACGGATCGAGGGCTCGAAGTACGGATCGCCGAAAAGCTCGCGCGCCTTGACGCCCTCAACGAAGAGGCTCGGAAGGCCGGTCGCGGTCGGAGGAAAGAGAACTGAGGCAAAGGGCCTGAGGAGCTTCCCGAAGCACGACTGCGCGTACAACGCAAAAATGCGAAAATACGAAATCGCGCTCCGCGTGCGGGGTTGAGTTTCTCCCCCGAGCGCCCCGAGCGTCCGCTTTTCCCCAATCGGACGGCACGCCCCCCGACCGAGGCGTGCCGTTTCGGCATTTACTACATAGGACACTTCACCATGCTCGACATCGCCCTGCTCCGAAAGAACCTTCCGGAGGTCGTGGCTCGTCTCAAGACCCGCAATTTCGATTTCCCCGAGGCGGAATTCAATGCTCTTGAAGCGGAGCGCAAGTCCGTTCAAACGAAGACCGAAGAACTCCAGGCCAAGCGCAACACGCTCTCCAAGCAGATCGGGCTTGCGAAGAAGTCCGGTGAAGACGCCTCCGCTCTGATGGCCGAAGCGGGCCGCATCCCCGCAGAGCTCTCCGCCCTTGAAACGAAGCTCGACGAAATCCGCACGAAGCTCGAAGCGATGATGCTTCGCGTGCCGAATCTTCCGAACGAGTCCGTCCCCGTCGGCAAGGACGAAAGCGAAAACGTCGAAGTGCGTCGCTGGGGCACCCCCCGCACGTTCGACTTCGAGGTGAAGGACCACGTCGACGTGGGCGGTCCTCTCGGTCTCGACTTCGACACGGCCGCGAAGCTCTCGGGCTCGCGCTTTTGCTTCATGCGCGGTCAGGTCGCGCGCCTCCACCGAGCGCTCGCTCAGTTCATGCTGAACACGCACACGCAGGAAAACGGCTACACCGAGTGCTATACCCCCTACATCGTGACCGCCTCGACGATGCGCGGCACGGGGCAGCTGCCGAAGTTCGAAGAAGACCTCTTCGCCGCGAAGAAGGGCGGCGCCGAAGGCGACGGCGAACAGATGTACCTCGTTCCGACCGCCGAAGTGACGCTCACGAACCAGGTTTCGGGCCGCATGCTGAAGGCCTCCGAACTTCCGATCCTCGTCACGGCCCACACGCCCTGTTTCCGCTCCGAAGCCGGCGCCTACGGTCGCGACACGCGCGGCATGATCCGTCAGCACCAGTTCGACAAGGTCGAAATGGTTCGCATCGTGCGTCCGGAACGCTCCTACGCGCACCTCGAACAGATGACCGCCAACGCCGAAGGGATCCTCCAGAAGCTCGGCCTTCCCTACCGCGTCGTTGCGCTTTCGACGGGCGACATGGGCTTTTCGGCCGCGAAGACCTACGACCTCGAAGTGTGGCTTCCCGCGCAGAACACGTACCGCGAAATCAGCTCCTGCTCGAACTGCGAAGACTTCCAGGCCCGCCGCATGGGCACGCGCTTCAAGGACGAAGAAGGTCGCACGCGTTACGTCCACACCCTGAACGGCTCGGGCCTGGCCGTGGGCCGCACGCTCGTCGCGGTGCTCGAAAACTATCAGAACGCCGACGGCTCCGTGACGGTCCCCGAAGTGCTCCGCCCCTACATGGGCGGCCTTGAAGTTCTCCGTCCGGCCGAAGCGAAGTAATCGCGCTATACTCCCCGTCGGGTGACCAACACACCCGTCGGGAGCAAGGGGCGAAGCATTCGTGCTTCGCCCCTTGCGCTTTTCCGCACTCCGAATGCCCTCGAATGCGGTCTCCAGGCGGTCTTTCGCGCTTTTCGCCTCTCCCGCAGTCCCCGAAAAGAAAAAAGAAGAAATTTTTTCGTCGCCTCTTGCTTTTTTCAAATTCATGCTGTAATATTCGAATTCTCCTCTGACGCGGAAGGGTGGCAGAGAGGTCGAATGCGCCGGACTCGAAATCCGGTATACGGTTATACCGTATCGTGGGTTCGAATCCCACCCCTTCCGCCAGAGCCCAAATTCCGAACCCCGAACGGTTTGACTGTTCGGGGTTCTTCGTTTGCGGCGGTCGGACGCGAAAACCTGCGTGTTAAAATTCGCACGGTACGGCGCGCGACGGCATCCGTTTCCGAGCTCCCTTTTTTGCGAAGACCGACTCCTCCCCGCGCCTTGCGCGCGGAGAACCCGTTCTATGGCGAAACTCTCACCTCCCTTCGTCATCGAGGCTGCGCTCCTTTCGGCTTCGAAGCCCGTGAGTTTGCGGGACCTGCGCCGCCTCTTCAACGACAAGCTTTCCGCCAAGGCGGTGCGCGAGCACCTCGAGGAGCTGCGCGCCTTCTGGTCCGGTCGCGGCTTGCGGCTCGTGGAGGTTGCGGACGGCTGGCGCTTTCAGACGACCGAGGAAACGGGGACGTATTTGAAGCGGTTGGAGCCCGAGCGCGAACGCCGCTACTCCCGGGCTGCCATGGAGACGCTCGCCGTCATCGCTTACCGACAGCCCGTCACGCGCGGCGATATCGAAGCGGTGCGCGGCGTCGCGGTGAACCCGGCCATATTGAAGCAGTTCGAGGAACGCGGATGGATCGAAGTGATCGGCCGCAGGGAGACGCCCGGGCGTCCCGAACTCCTCGCCACCACGAAACAGTTTTTGAGTGACCTCGGGTTGAAGTCCGTTGCGGACCTGCCTGCGGTCGAAGCGGTTCCCGAACCCGAGTTCGAACTCGGCTTGCGGGACGAGACGGGTGACGCGCCTCCCGCAGAGGCCGCCCCAAAGGAATCCGATTGTGAAGAAGACCGTTAACGCACGCAAAGGGGCGGGCCCCTCGAAGTCGAAGAAGACGCCGTTCCGTCGCCCCGGGCAGGCTTTCCAGGGCGAACGCGGCGCCTCGCGCCGCACGGGCGGACGCGCTTCCGGGCGCTCGCTCCACGCGATCAACCCGGGTGACGCTTACGACCGCCTCGGTCCCGCGGACAGCTCGATGCCCGAAGGGCTGGCCGAAAGCCCCCTCGCGCTTGAGATCATCAACCGCGCGCGTGCCGCGAAGAAAACCGTCGAACTCCCGACGGAAAAGCTCCAGAAGGTGCTCGCCGACGCGGGTCTGGGCTCGCGCCGCGACATGGAAGCGCTGATTGCTCGGGGCGTTGTGACCGTGAACGGCCAGACCGCCCGCGTGGGCGACCGAGTGAGCGCTGCGGACGCGATCCGCATCGAAGGGCGCCTCGTGCACCGCAAGAGCACCGAGTCGCCGACGCCGCGCGTGCTCATGTACCACAAGCCCGCGGGTGAAATCGTCTCGCGCGACGACCCCGAAGGCCGTCCGAGCGTCTTTCACGGGCTGCCGCGCGTGCCGGGCGCCCGTTGGGTGGCGGTGGGTCGTCTCGACTTCAATACGGAAGGGTTGCTTCTCTTCACGACCTCGGGGTCGCTGGCGAACCGTCTCATGCACCCGCGCTACGAGATCGAGCGCGAATACGCCGTGCGCGTGATCGGCGAACTCGAAGCCGAAGCGATGCAGGAACTGACAAAGGGAGTCATGCTCGAGGACGGCATGGCGAAGTTCGACGAACTCCACGACGAGGGCGGTACGGGCCTCAACCACTGGTACCGCGTGAAGATCCGCGAAGGGCGCAACCGCGAAGTGCGCCGTCTCTTCGAAGCGGTGGGTTCCGTCGTCTCGCGCCTCATCCGCATCCGCTACGGTGCGGTGAGCCTTCCGAAGAATCTGCCCCGCGGCAAGAAGATGGAACTCACGCCCGAAGAAGTGCGTGCGTGGCTCTTGGATCTTGACGAAGCGGAAAAGAAGATGGCGGCCGCCGCTCCCGCGAAGGCGGAGGCGAAGAAATTGGAAAAGTCGCAGGCGCGACTTCGCGCGCGGGCGCTCGCCCGCGAAGCCGAAGAGGGCCGCAAGCCCGAAGCGAAGGCGGACCGCAAGGGCGAACGCTTCAAGAAGTCGGGGGCGAGCGACCGCACGGGCGTGCCCTTTGCCGAGGCGCGTGACCTTTCGGATCGTCCGACCCAGGGGAAGCGCCCCGGGAAGAAGCCCGCGCGTCGCGGTTGAGGCCACAGAGGCCGCAGTACCCGAAGAAGCGCACGCAGCCTTGACAAGAGGCTCTTTGCGCGCGCTTCGCCCGCCCGGGGTTCTTCGCTCGAAAACAAGGGACTTATCCTTGCAGGCGAGCGAAAGATCCCCTAAAATCACGTGCATTCATCGATCGGCCGCCCTCGGACTCCTTTTTTCGTCCGGGGCGTATCGGACGCTTTCGGGGTTGCGACCCCGGCCTCCGGTCGATCGATCTGTCACTTTCAGGTGCCGCGCGACGGCCTTCCCGATCGGGGAAGGGCCGACACCGCACAGGCGCAACCCTTCGCCCGACCCTCTAGAAAATCTCTCTCGCAACGAAGAAGGAGATCCGAGGTGCTCGGTGCGCTCGCCGACGAGGACCCTCAGCGGTCGTTCGACGGCAAAAAGGGTCTTGGGATGGGCGTATGCCCATTTTTTTTTGGTGTTTTCCGGTGCGACGAGCCCGTAGCGGGCCCGCATCGGTCCTCTTTTTCGAAGGAATTGACGTTGATGATGAATTCGGCAGCGCTCAACGAGCTCGTCGAACGCACGGTCGAAGGGATGGGGTACGAATTCGTGGAATTCGAACGCCTCGCCCGCGGTCTCGTGCGCGTGACGATCGACACGACGGCCGAGGGCGGCATCTCGCTCGAAGACTGCGAGGCCGTGAGCGAACAGCTCTCCCACCTCTTTACGGTCGAGTCGGTCGATTACGAACGGCTCGAAGTTTCGTCCCCGGGCGTGGAACGCCCCCTCAAGCGCGCCCGCGACTGGTCGCGCTTTGCGGGCGAACTGGCGCATGTTGAACTCTTCGCCCCCCTCAAGGCCGAAGGCTTCCCCGAAGCGGGGCGCCGCAAGCTCGAAGGGCGCATTGTCTCGATCGAGGGCGAATCGGGTGCCGAAACGATCACGTTCGATTTCTTCGAGGTCGACGTGGCCCGTACGCCGGGCGCCGCTCATCTGCGCTCGCGCTCGAAGAAGGCCGCCGCGCCCGCCGAACCCGTGCGCGTGAGCTTTGCGCTCGCCGACGTGGACCGTGCGAACCTCATTGCCGTTTTGAACTTTAAGGGGTAATTCAAATGAACTGCCGCGAAATGCTTGAACTCGTCGACGTGCTCGCTCGTGAGAAAAACGTCGAGAAGGACACGGTTTTCGACGTGCTCGAAATCGCTCTGGCCGTCGCCGTCAAGCGCGCCCGCTTCCCGGGCGAAGACGCCGACGTCGTCGTGCACGTCAACCGCGCGACGGGCGAATTCACGGCCGCGCGCCGCTGGATCGTCGTGGCCGACGAAGAGGGCCTGATGGAGCCCGATCGTCAGGAAATGTTCTCGGACATTCACGACGAATACCCCGACCTGGTTCCCGGCGACTTCGTCGAACGTCCCATTGAAAACGTCGATACCGACAGCGCCGGCCGCCGCTTTGCTCAGGACGCCAAGCAGGTGATTCTGCAGCGTCTGCGCGACGCCGAACGCGAACAGATCTTGAAGGAATTCCTCGAGAAGAACGAATCGATCGTCACGGGGACCGTCAAGCGCATGGACAAGGGCGACGCCATCGTCGAAGTGGGCCGCCTCGAAGCGCGTCTGCCGCGCAACCAGATGATCCCGCGCGAAAACGTCCGTACGGGCGACCGCGTGCGCGCGATCGTCGACCGCGTGGCCGAGCTTCCGAAGGGTAAGACCGTGCTCCTTTCGCGCACCTCGCCCGAATTCATGAAGAAGCTCTTCGAACTCGAAGTGCCCGAAATCGAAGAAGGCATCATCGAGATCAAGGCCTGCGCGCGCGACGCCGGTCTTCGCGCCAAGATCGCCGTGCGCTCGCACGATCACCGCGTCGACCCGATCGGCACCTGCATCGGCATGCGCGGCTCGCGCGTCAATGCGGTGACGACCGAACTCTCGGGCGAACGCATCGACATCGTCGTCTGGAACGAAGATCCCGCGCAGTTCGTCGTGGGCGCTCTCGAACCCGCGAAGGTCCGTTCGATCGTGATGCTCGAAGAAACGCACACGATGGAAGTCGTCGTCGACGAAGACAACCTCGCGATCGCGATCGGTCGCGGCGGTCAGAACGTGCGCCTCGCGTCCGAACTGACGGGCTGGCAGATCAACATCCTCACGGAAGCCGAAGCGAACGAAAAGCGCGACGAAGAAACCTCGAAGATTCGCAACGAATTCATGAAGGATCTCGACATCGACGAAGCCGCCGCCGACGTGCTCATCTCCGAAGGCTTCTCCTCGATCGAAGAAATCGCCTACGTGCCCGAAAAGGAACTCTTCGCGATCGAAGCGTTCGACCGTGAAACGATCGAAGAACTTCGCCAGCGCGCCCGCAACAAGATTCTCGCCGACGCG
It encodes:
- a CDS encoding replication-associated recombination protein A; the encoded protein is MLAPLAERLRPKTLDEVVGQKHLIGPGAPLRVAFENHRPHSMILWGPPGVGKTTLARLMAGAFDLPFIAISAVLGGVKEIRDAVETARNTMALSGKPTLLFVDEVHRFSKSQQDAFLPHVESGLFIFVGATTENPSFEVVNALLSRATVYTLESLKDEEALELLERALSREFPDTAWTDEAKRILVTLADGDARRLLNAVDVAGTMARERHVPEIDAAFLRKTLPATLRRFDKGGDNFYDQISAMHKSVRGSDPDAALYWMVRMLDGGCDPRYIARRVVRMAIEDISLADPRATELAVEAAEIYERLGSPEGELALAQAVVYLACAPKSNAVYKAYNELRAFVKEDGSRAVPMHLRNAPTKLMKDLGYHEGYRYAHDEPGAFAAGEIYLPEGLEGRKWYHPTDRGLEVRIAEKLARLDALNEEARKAGRGRRKEN
- the serS gene encoding serine--tRNA ligase produces the protein MLDIALLRKNLPEVVARLKTRNFDFPEAEFNALEAERKSVQTKTEELQAKRNTLSKQIGLAKKSGEDASALMAEAGRIPAELSALETKLDEIRTKLEAMMLRVPNLPNESVPVGKDESENVEVRRWGTPRTFDFEVKDHVDVGGPLGLDFDTAAKLSGSRFCFMRGQVARLHRALAQFMLNTHTQENGYTECYTPYIVTASTMRGTGQLPKFEEDLFAAKKGGAEGDGEQMYLVPTAEVTLTNQVSGRMLKASELPILVTAHTPCFRSEAGAYGRDTRGMIRQHQFDKVEMVRIVRPERSYAHLEQMTANAEGILQKLGLPYRVVALSTGDMGFSAAKTYDLEVWLPAQNTYREISSCSNCEDFQARRMGTRFKDEEGRTRYVHTLNGSGLAVGRTLVAVLENYQNADGSVTVPEVLRPYMGGLEVLRPAEAK
- the scpB gene encoding SMC-Scp complex subunit ScpB, whose protein sequence is MAKLSPPFVIEAALLSASKPVSLRDLRRLFNDKLSAKAVREHLEELRAFWSGRGLRLVEVADGWRFQTTEETGTYLKRLEPERERRYSRAAMETLAVIAYRQPVTRGDIEAVRGVAVNPAILKQFEERGWIEVIGRRETPGRPELLATTKQFLSDLGLKSVADLPAVEAVPEPEFELGLRDETGDAPPAEAAPKESDCEEDR
- the rluB gene encoding 23S rRNA pseudouridine(2605) synthase RluB, which translates into the protein MKKTVNARKGAGPSKSKKTPFRRPGQAFQGERGASRRTGGRASGRSLHAINPGDAYDRLGPADSSMPEGLAESPLALEIINRARAAKKTVELPTEKLQKVLADAGLGSRRDMEALIARGVVTVNGQTARVGDRVSAADAIRIEGRLVHRKSTESPTPRVLMYHKPAGEIVSRDDPEGRPSVFHGLPRVPGARWVAVGRLDFNTEGLLLFTTSGSLANRLMHPRYEIEREYAVRVIGELEAEAMQELTKGVMLEDGMAKFDELHDEGGTGLNHWYRVKIREGRNREVRRLFEAVGSVVSRLIRIRYGAVSLPKNLPRGKKMELTPEEVRAWLLDLDEAEKKMAAAAPAKAEAKKLEKSQARLRARALAREAEEGRKPEAKADRKGERFKKSGASDRTGVPFAEARDLSDRPTQGKRPGKKPARRG
- a CDS encoding ribosome maturation factor RimP, whose translation is MMNSAALNELVERTVEGMGYEFVEFERLARGLVRVTIDTTAEGGISLEDCEAVSEQLSHLFTVESVDYERLEVSSPGVERPLKRARDWSRFAGELAHVELFAPLKAEGFPEAGRRKLEGRIVSIEGESGAETITFDFFEVDVARTPGAAHLRSRSKKAAAPAEPVRVSFALADVDRANLIAVLNFKG
- the nusA gene encoding transcription termination factor NusA gives rise to the protein MNCREMLELVDVLAREKNVEKDTVFDVLEIALAVAVKRARFPGEDADVVVHVNRATGEFTAARRWIVVADEEGLMEPDRQEMFSDIHDEYPDLVPGDFVERPIENVDTDSAGRRFAQDAKQVILQRLRDAEREQILKEFLEKNESIVTGTVKRMDKGDAIVEVGRLEARLPRNQMIPRENVRTGDRVRAIVDRVAELPKGKTVLLSRTSPEFMKKLFELEVPEIEEGIIEIKACARDAGLRAKIAVRSHDHRVDPIGTCIGMRGSRVNAVTTELSGERIDIVVWNEDPAQFVVGALEPAKVRSIVMLEETHTMEVVVDEDNLAIAIGRGGQNVRLASELTGWQINILTEAEANEKRDEETSKIRNEFMKDLDIDEAAADVLISEGFSSIEEIAYVPEKELFAIEAFDRETIEELRQRARNKILADAITREENLRKADKGLLELDGMDNDLANALVGKGVASLDDLGELATEELVEMTGIDEERAKKLIMSAREHWFKSEE